A region from the Arachis ipaensis cultivar K30076 chromosome B01, Araip1.1, whole genome shotgun sequence genome encodes:
- the LOC107631753 gene encoding 60S ribosomal protein L27a-3 → MTTRFKKNRKKRGHVSAGHGRIGKHRKHPGGRGNAGGMHHHRILFDKYHPGYFGKVGMRYFHKLRNKFHCPIVNIDKLWSLVPQELKDKASKDGTKAPLVDVTQFGYFKVLGKGVLPENQPVVVKAKLVSKVAEKKIKEAGGAVVLTA, encoded by the coding sequence ATGACGACGAGATTCAAGAAGAACAGGAAGAAGAGAGGTCACGTCAGCGCCGGCCACGGGCGTATTGGAAAGCACCGGAAGCACCCGGGAGGTCGTGGTAACGCCGGAGGAATGCACCACCACCGCATCCTCTTCGACAAGTACCATCCCGGTTACTTCGGCAAGGTCGGTATGCGGTACTTCCACAAGCTCCGCAACAAGTTCCATTGCCCTATCGTCAACATTGACAAGCTCTGGTCCTTGGTTCCTCAAGAGTTGAAGGATAAGGCCTCCAAGGACGGTACCAAGGCGCCGTTGGTTGACGTTACGCAATTCGGTTACTTCAAGGTTTTGGGGAAGGGGGTTCTTCCTGAGAACCAACCTGTGGTCGTGAAGGCCAAGCTTGTTTCAAAGGTTGCGGAGAAGAAGATCAAGGAGGCTGGTGGTGCTGTTGTTCTCACCGCTTGA